In Anaerolineae bacterium, the sequence GTGCGGGGAATTGAGGGCCTTAAATCCTACTTTGCCACCTGCATACGTTGCCACAACTGCATGGTGAACTGCCCGATATGCTACTGCCCCGATTGCGTCTTTCGCACCGAGACCTTTGAGAGGACTGCTTCTCAGTATCTGGCCTGGGCTGAGCGGAAGGGTGCTGTGCCGATGCTGCCGGACCTCTTGCTTTTCCACCTCACCCGCATGAACCACATGGTAACTTCCTGTGTGGAGTGCGGGATGTGCACAACGGCGTGCCCGGTGGGGATTGATGTGGGGGCGCTCTTCACAGCCATCGGCGAGCGGGCTCAGGCGCTTTTCAACTACTTGCCGGGCCGCAGCCTGGACGAACCGCCGCCGGTTGCGACCTTCAAGGAGAGCGAGTTTGTGGAATTAGGGCATTGAGGAGGTGCATCCTATGGCCGAGGAAATGGTCCCCATCTACATAATGGGCAAGCGCTATGAAGTTCCTTCTGGCCTCACCATCATGAAGGCCATGGAATATGCCGGTTATAAGCTCATCCGTGGGGTAGGGTGCAGAGGTGGATTCTGCGGCGCATGCGCCACCGTCTACCGCATCGCCAACGACCCCAAACTGTATGTGGGTCTCGCCTGTCAGACAATGGTGCAGCCAGAGATGTACCTGGCCCAGATACCTTTCTTCCCCGCTGAAAAAGCCCTCTACGATATAAACAAACTCAAGCCTGTCCCTGAGACCATCTTCAAGCTTTACCCTCAGGTATTGCGCTGCCTCGGATGTGGCACCTGCACCAAATCCTGCCCTCAGGAGCTGGATGTGCGGGCGTACATGGCAGCAGCCATGCGGGGAGATATAGCCAGGGTGGCTGACCTTTCCTTTGACTGCATAATGTGTGGGTTGTGTTCAGCTCGCTGCCCTGCTGAAGAACCCCAATACAACATTGCCATCCTCTGCCGTCGCCTCTACGGCAAATACCTTGCCCCAAGGTCCAGACATCTGGAGGAGCGCCTCCGGGAAATCCAGGAAGGCAAGTTTGATGAAGAAATGAAAAAGATGAAAACCATGAGCCTGGATGAACTGCGCAGGATGTATAACGAACGTGACATAGAGCCGGAGTAAGCGATGGCTGTAAATCCAGAACGCTTTTTATCCTTACGAGCCTATCCCCATACCGCCAAATAAGCTTGATGCTTGGTATGTGGAACGTCCCAGGAGTCCTTACAGGCAATTTTTCAGGCGTCTTGACCCTCGTCGCCTTCCGGAACGTTACAGACTGGTAGGCCATCGTTCTAGCGGCAAAACCACTGAGNNNNNNNNNNNNNNNNNNNNNNNNNNNNNNNNNNNNNNNNNNNNNNNNNNNNNNNNNNNNNNNNNNNNNNNNNNNNNNNNNNNNNNNNNNNNNNNNNNNNTCAGGCGTCTTGACCCTCGTCGCCTTCCGGAACGTTACAGACTGGTAGGCCATCGTTCTAGCGGCAAAACCACTGAGCTTATAAAGCTGACTGAGGAATTGCGCAAAACCCAGGATTACTTCGTGGGATGAGAGCAGAAGAAATCATAGGAAAACTTAACACTGAACTGGAGCTGCTGGCCAATAAGCTCTCCCAACCGGGGATTTCCATATTGATTGCTCAAGTGGAAAAGCCAGAACACCAAGAAACACTGGCTCTGGAACTGCAGCGCCGCCTGAAAAGCGAAGTGGAAAGATGGCTCTTTTCCCCGGAACAGCTAAATTTGCCTGGCTATATACTATCCAGCGAAGGGAAGAGGACAATCTTTGCCTTTGGCCTTGAGGGGCTTGACTCTTCAGCTCGCAAAGAAGTTTACCGTATCCTGAACTTAGGGCGCGAGAAAATAGGCCGTAGTGGATGCAGCTTGCTTCTGTGGCTTCCCGGCCAGCTCATAAATGAGCTCATGCGTTATGCCCCCGACTTCTGGGCGTGGGTTCAGGGCGTTCACCCCCTTACACTGCCCGATGACGAGGTGGAAAAGCAGAAGGTTATTACTGCCCTGCGCCTGTGGGGTGTGGAAACCCTGAACCAGCTCCGTCAGCGTTACCTTGAATACATTGTCAACTCTTACCGCCGGCTGGATTTCCGGGGCATAATACAGGTCCGCAACATTGTCCGTTTCCCCTTAGACCGGCTTTTCGTCCCCCTCGTAGGTGTGAAAAGAAATAGGGAACCAAAAGTTATCCCCTTTGAAGAGCACCGTGTCCCCCTGGAAGAAGCGTGGAAAGTCTATCGCCTTCTGGTAATCCTGGGCAACCCCGGCTCTGGCAAGAGCACTTTCCTCAAACATCTGGCCCTCACTTTTGCTATGGGTATGAGGGAAGAAGAACGCACTCCCATCCTCTTCTCCATCGCTGAATACAGCATGGCCAGACGCACCCGGAACCTCACCTTGCTGGAGTTTATCGCCTGGCGCTTCCAGCAGGAAGGCCTTCCTGACTTCACAGGGCTTTTCCTCTCAGAGTTAGAAAAAGGGAAAGCCATTGTGCTTCTGGATGGCCTGGATGAAGTATTGACCCGGGGTGAGCGGGAAGATATAGCAAGGGCAATGGAAAATTTAGCCAAGCGCTATCCCCTCAGCCGTTTCATTGTTATTTCCCGCATCGCCAGTTACGATACCGCCCTTCTCCCTCCTGATTTCACCATCATCACCATTGCCCCCTTTGAGCGAGAACAGATAGAAAGCTTTGCCAAAAACTGGGCCATGTCCTACGAAGGTACAGCCCTTGAAGATAAACTCCCACCAGAACTGGAGAAGCGCGCCCGGAGGTGGGCTGAAGACCTGATTCAGGCCGTGACCAACCATCCAGCTATTGAGCGTCTGGCCACTAATCCTTTGCTCCTCACCATTCTGGCCCTTATCCACCATCAGGGCACGCGCCTCCCTCAACAGCGAGTGGAGTTATACAGGCTTTGCCTTGAGGCTTTAGCCGAGACCTGGAACCTGGCTCGCAGCCTTTCGGGCCAGCCCATAGAGCTATGGCTGGACGAGCGAAGGCTGGATGCCCAGGAAATGGTACGGATCTTAGGCCCGGTAGCTTTCTGGATGCAGGAAAATTGCCCCGGTGGCCTCATAGAGCGAGAGAAACTGGAAGTATTGATAGCTGAAGAACTAAAGCGGGATGGCTTTAGACCTCACACAGCCCGCAGACTGGCGGCTGAATTCGTGGACCTCATGCGGGAGCAGATGGGCCTTATGGTGGAAAAAGGCCCGGGGCAATTCAGCTTTATGTATCTATCATTCCAGGAATACCTGATTGCCTGCTATGCAGTGGATCAGAGGGAACCCTATGAACTCCTCAGACCCCACCTTTTTTCTTCCCGATGGCGAGAAGTGGTTCTCCTCACGGCAGCAAGGCTGGGGAGCTTCTCTGAGGCCCAGGCTTCCGATTTCCTGTGCAAAGTGTATGAAGCAGATGTGTTTCTCAAGGAAATATTGCACAGGCCCTTGCTCCTGGCCACCCGCATACTGGCCGACGATGTCTGGGTAGAGAGAGGACTGGCTCATTCGGTCCTTGACAGATTCTGGGAACTCTTGAAAGCTTCCCCTTACCGAAGATTAAACGAAGAGGCAGGGCTCATTCTGGGAATGCTTGGAACCACCCGTTACGCCCACTATGTTAAGGAATTGTTCATCAAGGGTTTAAAAGATGTGGACCCGGCTGTGCGCATCAGAGCAGCCTGGGCCATTGGTGAGCTTGGTCGGGCGGAGTCCGGGGTTATAGAAGCCCTCGTTATAGCCCTGAAGGATGAAGAAGCAGAGGTGAGAAATAGAGTATTTGACGCTCTATGGGCGCTGGCGGAGAGATTATAAAGAAAAGCTGGCGGCCTGAAAAATCCTTTAAGGGCTCTGGGGCCCGCGGGAAAAGTCTCAGGCAGGCTGATGGAAGAGGGGTGATTGGGCTTATGCGGGAAATTAAGGTATAATATTTTCCAATCTTGCAGAGGAGGCTTTCATGAGTTATACGCCTGAGATGCGGGAATCCATAAAGAAAGTGGAGGCCACAAGGCCTCACCGCCTCCATAACGATTATCCTCCCATGAGTCCTCAGGAAAAACAGGAACTTCTGAGCAGGTTCCATCCGGATTACATTGAAGACCAGATGCGCCCCATCCGGGTGGGGGTGAGCAAGGGGCAGCGCATGCCCCTGGAACTGGCAGATGTAATGGAAGGCAAGCCCCGGATTGACCCCGATAAATTTGATCTTTCTGAAGTGCATTACGAGACAGATGTGCTGGTGATCGGCGGAGGGGGAGCAGGAGCCGCCGCTGCCCTTATGGCCCAGGAACACGGAGCAAAGGTCCTCCTGGCCACCAAATTGCGCTTCGGCGATGCCAACACCATGATGGCCCAGGGGGGAATCCAGGCCGCCGATAAGCCCAACGATTCCCCCGCCATCCATTACCTTGACGTGGTAGGAGGAGGCCACTTTGTCAACATCCCGGAGCTGGTGGAGATTCTGGTGATGGATGCCCCCTTCGTCATAAAGTGGCTTGAAGACCTGGGAATGATGTTTGACAAAGAGCCCGATGGCACAATGCGAACCCAGCACGGTGGGGGAACTTCCCGCAAAAGGATGCACTCCGCCAGAGATTACTCTGGCGCTGAAATCATGCGCACCCTCAGGGATGAGGTGCGAAATCGCTGCCAGGATATAACGGTTCTGGAATTCTCCCCGGCCATAGAACTTCTCCTGGACGAAAACGGGCAGTGCGCTGGCGCCATCCTGATGAACCTGGAAACCGGAGAGCACCTTGTAGTTAAAGCCAGGTGCACCGTCCTGGCTACGGGGGGAAGCGGCCGCCTCCATTACCAGGGCTTCCCCACCACCAACCACTATGGCGCCACCGCCGATGGCCTGGTAATCGGCTACAGGGCTGGCGTGCCCCTTATCTTCCTGGACACAATGCAGTATCACCCCACTGGCGCTGCCTACCCCGAGCAACTTGTCGGACTTCTGGTGACGGAAAAGGTGCGGGGCTTGGGGGCCCAGGTCCTTAATGTGGACGGGGAGCAGTTTGTCTTCCCCAGGGAACCAAGGGACGTGGAATCGGCCGCGATTATAAGGGAATGCGTGGAGAGAAAGAAAGGGATCAGAACCCCAAGCGGGATTTGCGGGGTCTGGCTTGACTCCCCCATGATTGACATCCTCCACGGCCCTGGAACCATCCAAAGGGAACTGCCGGCCATGGTGCGCCAGTTCAAACGCTTCGGCATTGACATCACAAAGGAACCCATCCTGGTTTACCCAACCTTGCACTACCAGAACGGAGGCCTGCAATATAATCCCGATGGCTCCACAGTAGTGCCAAACCTTTTCGCTGCTGGAGAAGTAACGGGTGGGGTCCACGGCCGCAACAGGCTCATGGGCAACTCACTGCTGGATGTCCTGGTCTTCGGCAGGAGGGCAGGCACCTCAGCAGCACTCCGGAGCAAAGAGGTGAAGCTTGGCCGGCTCACCCTGGACCACGTCCGGCAGTGGATTCGGGAGCTTAAGGAAGCAGGCATTGAGCCTGGGGTGGAGTCCCCCATCCTCCTTCCCGACTATACCCGCAAGGTGAAATAGATGCATGAGCTGGGAGTGACCCAGGGCCTTCTGAGCCTTGTCCTGGAGGAAGCGGAAAAAATCGGCGCCAAACGCATACTGACAATAGACATCGTTATCGGCGAATTGAGCAGCTATGTGGACGATTCGGTCCAGTTTTACTTTGACATTCTTAGCCAGGGAACCATAGCGGAGGGAGCCAAACTTGTATTCCACCGGCGGAAGGGTAAAGCCCTTTGCCTGAACTGCGGACATCAGTTTGAGGTTGGCCTCCCTTTACCTGAAGGGTGCCCCCAGTGCGGGAGCCCTTACCTCCAGGTGAATGGAGGGAGAGAATTCTATGTTGAAAGCTTTGAGGCCGAATGAAGGGATTTGAGGGGAGCTTCAGCATGGAAAGCAGGGTTATAACCATAACTTCCGGGAAAGGAGGGGTTGGGAAAACCACTATAACTGCCAATCTGGCAGCAGCTTTAGCCATGGCTGGCCATCAGGTGGTTGCCGTTGATGCGGACATTGGCTTAAGGAACCTGGACGTTATGCTGGGCCTTGAAAACCGGATTGTCTATGACCTGGTAGACGTGGCTGAGGGGAGATGCCGCCTGCGCCAGGCTCTGATCCGGGATAAAAGGCTCAACAACCTCTTCCTTCTTCCGGCGGCTCAGACCAGGGACAAAACAGCCGTGCAGCCTGCGGATATGGTAAAGATATGCGATGAACTGCGTCCGGATTTCTCCTTCATCCTGGTGGATTCTCCGGCAGGCATAGAGCACGGATTCCGCACAGCCCTCGCTCCAGCTGATGAAGTTATCATAGTCACCACTCCGGAAGTGGCGGCGGTTCGCGATGCCGATAGAGTCATAGGCCTCGTAGAAGCCGCAGGGAAGGAATCCATAAAGCTGACAATCAACCGGATTAAGCCCGAAATGGTGGAGCGGGGGGATATGCTCTCAGTGGAGGATGTGCTGGAAATCCTGGCCATACCCCTTATAGGAGTGATTCCGGAAGACGCAGAAGTAATAGTCGCCACCAACAAAGGGACTCCCATTGTGCTGAACACTTCTTCCCCTTCGGGGCAGGCTATCAAAGACATGGCTCGCCGGCTCTTGGGAGAGGAAGTTCCTTTCCCCTCCCTCAGGGGAAAAGAAAACCTTCTGAACGTTCTCGGCCGATGGCTACGCCGCAGGTAAAGGGGGCAAAATGAGTTTCTTCAACATAAGGAGCTCCAAAAGCAGTCGTGAAATAGCCAAAGAGCGGCTCAAGCTCATGCTCGTTCAGGACAGGATTCAGGTTTCTCCGGGCCTCATGGAAGAAATTAAGGAGGCATTCCTCACCTCGCTAGGAAAATACCTGGAAATGGATAGGGAAAAAGCGGAATTGAGCCTGCAAATAGGAGAAAAGCACACCCAGCTCGTTGCCACCGTCCCGATAAAAGGGGTGAAGCGGAAGCTTAACGATGATTAAATGGCGTGATTTTGACCACTGGCTTTTAGCCGCCACCCTGGTCTTGATGCTCGTCGGCTTCGCCATGGTCTACAGCGCCACGAGAGGGGTGGAAGGCTTGGAAAGGCTCTACATCCAACAGATAATCTACGGAGCCATCGGCCTGGGGGTGATGCTTGCTCTGGCGGCCCTTGATTACAGCCTGCTGGAGCATTTTATCTGGCCCTTTTACGCTCTATCCCTCCTTTTACTCGTGGCTGTGCTCTTCAAAGGGGAAACCATCTACGGGGCACAGCGCTGGCTTAACCTGGGCCCCATAACATTTCAGCCGTCAGAACCCAGCAAAGTTTTTATCCTGATCGTTCTGGCCGCCTATTTCACCAGACTCGGGGAAAAGATAAGAGAGTTCCGTTACCTTCTTGTCTCAATTGTTATAGTAGCCATTCCGGTCGTGCTCATTTACCTTCAACCCGACCTGGGAACGGCTATAGTTCTGGTGGTGATGTGGGCTGCTCTGGCCTGGCAGGGAGGGGCGAGGCTGAGCCACCTGGGAATCCTGGGCCTTACGGGCCTGCTCCTATCGCCTCTTATTTGGTTTTCCCTGAAGGATTACATGCGCAAACGCATCCTCCTGTTCCTTAACCCCAACCTGGATCCAGGAGCCAACTATAACCTTCAGCAAGCCATTATCGGCCTCGGTTCAGGAGGCTTCTTCGGCAAGGGATTTGCCAAGGGAACCCAAGGTCAGCTTCAGTTCTTGCGCGTTCGCCATACGGATTTCATTTTCTCGGTTATAGGTGAAGAACTGGGCTTCGCGGGAGCAGTTCTGGTGCTCTTTCTGCTCTTTACGGTGATATGGCGTTTCTTCCTCATCGCTTCCAAAGCCAGGGACAAGTTCGGAGCCCTCATCGCTACGGGCATGGGGGTTATTATCCTTTTCCAGGTGATGGTGAATGTGGGGATG encodes:
- a CDS encoding 4Fe-4S dicluster domain-containing protein, translated to SKPETVAALREKRVARRKEVLSEILGRVRGIEGLKSYFATCIRCHNCMVNCPICYCPDCVFRTETFERTASQYLAWAERKGAVPMLPDLLLFHLTRMNHMVTSCVECGMCTTACPVGIDVGALFTAIGERAQALFNYLPGRSLDEPPPVATFKESEFVELGH
- a CDS encoding 4Fe-4S dicluster domain-containing protein; the encoded protein is MAEEMVPIYIMGKRYEVPSGLTIMKAMEYAGYKLIRGVGCRGGFCGACATVYRIANDPKLYVGLACQTMVQPEMYLAQIPFFPAEKALYDINKLKPVPETIFKLYPQVLRCLGCGTCTKSCPQELDVRAYMAAAMRGDIARVADLSFDCIMCGLCSARCPAEEPQYNIAILCRRLYGKYLAPRSRHLEERLREIQEGKFDEEMKKMKTMSLDELRRMYNERDIEPE
- a CDS encoding NACHT domain-containing protein, whose product is MRAEEIIGKLNTELELLANKLSQPGISILIAQVEKPEHQETLALELQRRLKSEVERWLFSPEQLNLPGYILSSEGKRTIFAFGLEGLDSSARKEVYRILNLGREKIGRSGCSLLLWLPGQLINELMRYAPDFWAWVQGVHPLTLPDDEVEKQKVITALRLWGVETLNQLRQRYLEYIVNSYRRLDFRGIIQVRNIVRFPLDRLFVPLVGVKRNREPKVIPFEEHRVPLEEAWKVYRLLVILGNPGSGKSTFLKHLALTFAMGMREEERTPILFSIAEYSMARRTRNLTLLEFIAWRFQQEGLPDFTGLFLSELEKGKAIVLLDGLDEVLTRGEREDIARAMENLAKRYPLSRFIVISRIASYDTALLPPDFTIITIAPFEREQIESFAKNWAMSYEGTALEDKLPPELEKRARRWAEDLIQAVTNHPAIERLATNPLLLTILALIHHQGTRLPQQRVELYRLCLEALAETWNLARSLSGQPIELWLDERRLDAQEMVRILGPVAFWMQENCPGGLIEREKLEVLIAEELKRDGFRPHTARRLAAEFVDLMREQMGLMVEKGPGQFSFMYLSFQEYLIACYAVDQREPYELLRPHLFSSRWREVVLLTAARLGSFSEAQASDFLCKVYEADVFLKEILHRPLLLATRILADDVWVERGLAHSVLDRFWELLKASPYRRLNEEAGLILGMLGTTRYAHYVKELFIKGLKDVDPAVRIRAAWAIGELGRAESGVIEALVIALKDEEAEVRNRVFDALWALAERL
- a CDS encoding FAD-binding protein; its protein translation is MSYTPEMRESIKKVEATRPHRLHNDYPPMSPQEKQELLSRFHPDYIEDQMRPIRVGVSKGQRMPLELADVMEGKPRIDPDKFDLSEVHYETDVLVIGGGGAGAAAALMAQEHGAKVLLATKLRFGDANTMMAQGGIQAADKPNDSPAIHYLDVVGGGHFVNIPELVEILVMDAPFVIKWLEDLGMMFDKEPDGTMRTQHGGGTSRKRMHSARDYSGAEIMRTLRDEVRNRCQDITVLEFSPAIELLLDENGQCAGAILMNLETGEHLVVKARCTVLATGGSGRLHYQGFPTTNHYGATADGLVIGYRAGVPLIFLDTMQYHPTGAAYPEQLVGLLVTEKVRGLGAQVLNVDGEQFVFPREPRDVESAAIIRECVERKKGIRTPSGICGVWLDSPMIDILHGPGTIQRELPAMVRQFKRFGIDITKEPILVYPTLHYQNGGLQYNPDGSTVVPNLFAAGEVTGGVHGRNRLMGNSLLDVLVFGRRAGTSAALRSKEVKLGRLTLDHVRQWIRELKEAGIEPGVESPILLPDYTRKVK
- the hypA gene encoding hydrogenase maturation nickel metallochaperone HypA, with the protein product MHELGVTQGLLSLVLEEAEKIGAKRILTIDIVIGELSSYVDDSVQFYFDILSQGTIAEGAKLVFHRRKGKALCLNCGHQFEVGLPLPEGCPQCGSPYLQVNGGREFYVESFEAE
- the minD gene encoding septum site-determining protein MinD; this encodes MESRVITITSGKGGVGKTTITANLAAALAMAGHQVVAVDADIGLRNLDVMLGLENRIVYDLVDVAEGRCRLRQALIRDKRLNNLFLLPAAQTRDKTAVQPADMVKICDELRPDFSFILVDSPAGIEHGFRTALAPADEVIIVTTPEVAAVRDADRVIGLVEAAGKESIKLTINRIKPEMVERGDMLSVEDVLEILAIPLIGVIPEDAEVIVATNKGTPIVLNTSSPSGQAIKDMARRLLGEEVPFPSLRGKENLLNVLGRWLRRR
- the minE gene encoding cell division topological specificity factor MinE is translated as MSFFNIRSSKSSREIAKERLKLMLVQDRIQVSPGLMEEIKEAFLTSLGKYLEMDREKAELSLQIGEKHTQLVATVPIKGVKRKLNDD
- the rodA gene encoding rod shape-determining protein RodA, translated to MIKWRDFDHWLLAATLVLMLVGFAMVYSATRGVEGLERLYIQQIIYGAIGLGVMLALAALDYSLLEHFIWPFYALSLLLLVAVLFKGETIYGAQRWLNLGPITFQPSEPSKVFILIVLAAYFTRLGEKIREFRYLLVSIVIVAIPVVLIYLQPDLGTAIVLVVMWAALAWQGGARLSHLGILGLTGLLLSPLIWFSLKDYMRKRILLFLNPNLDPGANYNLQQAIIGLGSGGFFGKGFAKGTQGQLQFLRVRHTDFIFSVIGEELGFAGAVLVLFLLFTVIWRFFLIASKARDKFGALIATGMGVIILFQVMVNVGMNLRLMPVTGIPLPFISSGGSALLTFLAGEGLAQSISMRRKKLDFVP